In Zingiber officinale cultivar Zhangliang chromosome 8B, Zo_v1.1, whole genome shotgun sequence, a single genomic region encodes these proteins:
- the LOC122015851 gene encoding post-GPI attachment to proteins factor 3-like, whose product MGRAWILVLFSFVYISSAANASDGDGDPLYRVCIEECGKTGTVGVSSIQHCQFSAEGVLADGPWYMQEPLYVQWKQWNCRSDCQYFCMMQREKEREELGLRPVKYHGKWPFKRWSVLQEPVSAILSALTLIIQFNGWLSFFLLSSYKLPLMPESGRTFYEFTCLWHFFGLLSLNAWFWDAIFHTQSFDLTEKFDYSSSVALLGYSLILAILRTFNVKTEASRVMVAAPLVAFLTTHILYLNFYELDYGLNTKVCLVMGIAQVLLWAIWAGVTRHPSRCKLWVVVVGGAMATLLALLYDFPPYKGYVDSHALWHATSIPLAYLWWSFVSEDAEFRTSAIMKKNK is encoded by the exons ATGGGTCGCGCTTGGATTTTGGTGTTGTTTTCGTTCGTGTACATCTCTAGCGCTGCTAATGCCAGTGACGGCGACGGCGATCCGCTCTACAG GGTATGTATAGAAGAATGTGGAAAGACAGGAACTGTTGGAGTCAGCTCAATCCAACACTGTCAGTTTTCAGCTGAAGGTGTACTTGCTGATGGTCCATGGTACATGCAAGAACCCTTATATGTTCAGTGGAAGCAATGGAATTGTAGGAGTGACTGTCAATACTTTTGTATGATGCAacgggagaaagaaagggaagaactTGGTCTCAGACCTGTTAAGTATCATGGTAAATGGCCTTTTAAGCGATGGTCTGTGCTTCAG GAGCCTGTTTCAGCTATTCTCTCTGCATTAACTCTCATCATTCAGTTCAATGGGTGGTTATCTTTTTTTCTCTTATCATCTTATAAACTACCTCTTATGCCCGAGAGTGGGAGGACATTTTATGAATTCACTTGCTTGTGGCATTTTTTTGGGCTGTTATCACTGAATGCCTGGTTTTGGGATGCTATATTTCACACACA AAGTTTTGATTTGACAGAAAAGTTCGACTATTCATCATCTGTGGCTCTACTTGGGTACTCCCTCATTCTAGCTATACTGAGAACTTTTAATGTGAAGACTGAGGCTTCAAGGGTAATGGTTGCAGCCCCCTTGGTGGCTTTTCTGACGACACACATCCTGTATCTTAACTTCTATGAATTAGATTATG GGCTTAATACGAAGGTGTGCTTGGTGATGGGCATTGCTCAGGTTCTACTTTGGGCAATCTGGGCAGGAGTAACTCGACATCCTTCACGTTGCAAGCTCTGGGTGGTGGTTGTCGGTGGTGCTATGGCTACCCTTCTTGCATTGTTGTATGACTTTCCACCTTACAAAGGTTATGTTGATTCCCATGCACTCTGGCATGCCACCAGCATCCCTCTTGCATATCTTTGGTGGAGTTTTGTTTCTGAAGATGCTGAGTTCCGAACATCAGCTATCATGAAAAAAAACAAGTAA
- the LOC122016027 gene encoding protein DETOXIFICATION 49-like yields the protein MCKASPCKCDHHDDPTGLLTHPFVVVEVPSPGAHPVLPAKPLASEKGLAFVEVKAILGLSLPMVLTGLLLYCRSIVSMLFLGRLGDLALAGGSLAIGFANITGYSVLSGLAMGMEPICGQAFGARRYHLLGLSLHRTVLLLLSSSLPIALLWYYIRPLLLLLGQDADLAAVAASYLHASLPDLVLQSFLHPLRIYLRAQSITLPLTACAGLAVALHLPINYFLVSVLRLGIGGVAWASVWFNFNVVLFLILYIYFSGVHRDTGGLSLGKECLRDWRSLLDLALPSCISVCLEWWWYEIMVILSGLLLNPQATVASMGILIQTTSLIYIFPSSLSFGVSTRVGNELGANRPDRARRAAAVGIWCSAALGLTAFSFATAVRNVWARMFTGDAAILELTAAVLPILGLCEFGNCPQTTGCGVLRGSARPKLGANINLSSFYAVGMPVAVGLALWTPLDFRGLWLGLLAAQATCVALMLVVVNRTDWTAQAERSQHLTGASAAKDDEAENKTAAKAVDDTEVDETNCLLVTVKIKQ from the coding sequence ATGTGCAAGGCTTCCCCGTGCAAATGCGACCACCACGATGATCCCACAGGCCTCCTAACTCATCCTTTTGTGGTCGTCGAGGTGCCGTCGCCGGGGGCGCATCCGGTCCTCCCGGCAAAGCCGCTTGCCTCGGAGAAAGGCTTAGCCTTCGTTGAGGTGAAGGCCATACTTGGCCTCTCGCTGCCGATGGTTTTGACCGGCCTCCTCCTGTATTGCCGTTCCATAGTCTCCATGCTCTTCCTCGGCCGGCTCGGTGACCTGGCGCTCGCCGGCGGCTCGCTGGCCATCGGCTTCGCCAACATCACAGGGTACTCTGTTCTTTCCGGACTCGCCATGGGCATGGAACCCATCTGTGGCCAGGCTTTCGGCGCCCGCCGCTACCACCTCCTCGGGCTCTCCCTCCACCGCACCGTCCTGCTTCTCCTTTCCTCCTCCCTCCCCATCGCGCTTCTCTGGTACTACATccgccctctcctcctcctcctcgggcAGGACGCGGACCTCGCCGCGGTGGCCGCCTCCTACCTCCACGCCTCTCTCCCGGACCTGGTCCTCCAGTCATTCCTTCACCCTCTCCGCATCTACCTTCGCGCCCAATCCATCACTCTCCCGCTCACCGCGTGCGCGGGGCTTGCCGTCGCGCTCCACCTCCCGATTAACTACTTCTTGGTCTCCGTCCTCCGCCTCGGCATCGGCGGGGTCGCTTGGGCCTCCGTTTGGTTCAACTTCAACGTCGTCCTGTTCCTCATACTCTATATCTACTTCTCTGGCGTCCACCGCGACACCGGCGGACTAAGCTTGGGAAAAGAATGCTTGAGGGACTGGCGGTCGCTCCTCGACTTGGCCCTCCCCAGCTGCATCTCCGTGTGCTTGGAGTGGTGGTGGTACGAGATCATGGTCATCCTCAGCGGTCTTCTTCTAAACCCGCAGGCCACCGTAGCGTCGATGGGAATTCTGATACAAACCACCTCGCTCATCTACATTTTCCCCTCCTCGCTCAGCTTCGGCGTGTCGACGCGCGTCGGCAATGAACTGGGCGCGAACCGACCAGACCGCGCCCGCCGCGCCGCGGCGGTGGGGATCTGGTGCAGCGCCGCGCTCGGCCTCACCGCGTTCAGTTTCGCCACCGCAGTACGGAACGTATGGGCCAGGATGTTTACCGGCGACGCGGCCATCCTGGAGCTCACCGCGGCGGTGCTGCCGATCCTCGGCCTCTGCGAGTTCGGGAACTGCCCGCAGACGACCGGGTGCGGGGTGCTGAGGGGCAGCGCGAGGCCCAAGCTTGGGGCCAACATAAACCTAAGCTCCTTCTACGCCGTCGGCATGCCTGTGGCCGTCGGCCTCGCGCTTTGGACGCCACTCGATTTCAGGGGACTCTGGCTTGGGCTGCTCGCGGCGCAGGCCACCTGCGTCGCGCTGATGCTCGTCGTCGTCAATAGGACAGACTGGACTGCGCAGGCCGAGCGATCCCAGCATCTCACCGGAGCTTCCGCCGCCAAAGACGACGAGGCCGAGAACAAGACGGCGGCAAAAGCCGTCGACGACACGGAAGTGGATGAGACCAACTGCTTGTTGGTCACTGTAAAGATTAAGCAATGa